The Xanthomonas sontii genome contains a region encoding:
- a CDS encoding efflux transporter outer membrane subunit yields MVIRPVFGALALALLSACASVGPDYRAPAQPPVTLQGAASPVFATDSPVASWWAQFDDPVLEQLVHDGLVANLDLRLALARVHEARAVFAEQRLDQVPHVTAGGDYTRGKAPDADAGGARVLTESYRLGFDAGWELDLFGRQRRASEAARANLEAEQAGLADAQVTVAAEVARNYFALRGTQKRIALARTTLDNLRDTQRLTETRWRLGAGSELDVQSSRARLKAIEADIPLLEVDAAQARHRLAVLLGKPPGALDALLAPQPTPAYARALPLGDTTQLLRRRPDVRIAERRLAAATARVGVATADLFPRISLSGFVGFLSGDAGALLHGRSKAWSLTPSIQWAAFDLGSVRARLRASEAQADGAATDYEKAVLGALEDTENALTAYAHEQARLAIVAEQTQAAQRAEALAQIRYREGSEDFLTLLDAQRTQLTAEAALADAEAAVNIGVVRVYKALGGWGQDAGTEAGSRDVATTAVAASAVQAR; encoded by the coding sequence ATGGTGATCCGTCCCGTCTTCGGCGCACTGGCGCTGGCGCTGCTCAGCGCCTGCGCCAGCGTCGGCCCCGACTACCGCGCACCGGCGCAGCCGCCGGTCACCCTGCAGGGCGCCGCGTCGCCGGTGTTCGCGACCGACTCGCCGGTCGCATCCTGGTGGGCGCAGTTCGACGACCCGGTGCTGGAACAGCTGGTGCACGACGGCCTGGTCGCCAACCTGGACCTGCGCCTCGCCCTGGCGCGCGTGCACGAGGCGCGCGCGGTCTTCGCCGAGCAGCGCCTGGACCAGGTGCCGCATGTCACCGCCGGCGGCGACTACACCCGCGGCAAGGCCCCGGACGCGGACGCCGGCGGCGCGCGCGTGCTCACCGAAAGCTACCGGCTCGGCTTCGATGCCGGCTGGGAGCTGGACCTGTTCGGGCGCCAGCGCCGCGCCAGCGAAGCGGCGCGTGCGAACCTGGAAGCCGAACAGGCGGGCCTGGCCGACGCCCAGGTCACCGTGGCCGCGGAGGTGGCACGCAACTACTTCGCCCTGCGCGGCACGCAGAAGCGCATCGCGCTGGCGCGGACCACGCTGGACAACCTGCGCGACACCCAGCGGCTGACCGAGACCCGTTGGCGACTGGGCGCCGGCAGCGAACTGGACGTGCAGAGCAGCCGCGCGCGGCTGAAGGCGATCGAGGCCGACATCCCGCTGCTGGAAGTCGATGCCGCACAGGCGCGGCACCGGCTGGCGGTGCTGCTGGGCAAGCCGCCGGGCGCGCTCGATGCACTGCTGGCGCCGCAGCCGACCCCGGCCTATGCGCGGGCCTTGCCGCTGGGCGACACAACGCAGTTGCTGCGCCGGCGTCCGGACGTGCGCATCGCCGAACGCCGTCTGGCGGCGGCGACCGCGCGGGTCGGCGTGGCCACCGCCGACCTGTTCCCGCGGATCAGTCTGTCCGGTTTCGTCGGCTTCCTGTCCGGCGATGCCGGCGCCTTGCTGCACGGCCGCAGCAAGGCCTGGTCGCTGACCCCGTCGATCCAGTGGGCGGCGTTCGACCTGGGCAGTGTGCGCGCACGCCTGCGCGCGAGCGAAGCGCAGGCCGACGGCGCTGCAACCGACTACGAGAAAGCCGTGCTCGGCGCACTGGAGGACACCGAGAACGCCTTGACCGCCTATGCCCACGAACAAGCGCGGCTGGCGATCGTGGCCGAACAGACGCAGGCGGCGCAGCGTGCCGAGGCGTTGGCGCAGATCCGCTATCGCGAAGGCTCGGAGGATTTCCTGACCCTGCTCGATGCGCAGCGCACGCAACTGACCGCCGAGGCGGCCCTGGCCGACGCCGAAGCGGCGGTGAACATCGGCGTGGTGCGGGTGTACAAGGCGCTTGGTGGTTGGGGGCAGGACGCGGGCACGGAGGCCGGCAGCCGGGACGTCGCGACCACCGCGGTGGCGGCGTCCGCGGTGCAGGCGCGCTGA
- a CDS encoding GGDEF domain-containing protein, translated as MSAGLTLRRHFRLGIIKTLGPSTAGVLLLFAVYQMAIGAPWTALAGAALAGLAALATWLALHRGDGRMDPLLSLSWLLGSALACHALRHAAVPWLYLVMMSNFFVVTRHVALACNATLIAVLLVVTPSALGAEHFFSMISVSLLITGLGYMLALRVEGDRVQLEQLASHDSLTGLPNRRMLERSLSQRVADPRRATRRHGLIVLDIDHFKEVNDLYGHAEGDRVLAELAALLRAQVRAPDEVFRFGGEEFVVVARLQSATELSAFARRLHDATRSALRGPNGTITVSLGAAMLCDEVQWHDWFSRADTALYQAKNNGRDRYVIAEDVAQD; from the coding sequence GTGAGCGCCGGTTTGACCCTGCGTCGGCACTTCCGGCTCGGCATCATCAAGACACTCGGTCCATCCACGGCCGGGGTGCTGCTGCTGTTCGCGGTCTATCAGATGGCGATCGGCGCGCCATGGACCGCGCTGGCCGGCGCCGCGCTGGCCGGCCTGGCCGCGCTGGCCACCTGGCTGGCGCTGCACCGCGGCGACGGCCGCATGGATCCGCTGCTGTCGCTGAGTTGGTTGCTGGGCAGCGCCCTGGCCTGCCATGCACTGCGCCACGCCGCGGTGCCGTGGCTGTACCTGGTGATGATGAGCAATTTCTTCGTGGTGACGCGCCATGTCGCGCTGGCCTGCAATGCCACGCTGATCGCGGTGCTGCTGGTGGTGACCCCGAGCGCCCTGGGTGCCGAGCACTTCTTCTCGATGATATCGGTGTCGTTGCTGATCACCGGGCTGGGCTACATGCTGGCGTTGCGGGTGGAAGGCGATCGCGTGCAGCTGGAACAACTGGCGTCGCACGATTCGCTGACCGGGCTGCCGAACCGCCGCATGCTCGAGCGCAGCCTGTCGCAACGGGTGGCCGATCCGCGTCGTGCGACTCGCCGGCATGGGCTGATCGTGCTCGACATCGATCACTTCAAGGAGGTCAACGACCTCTACGGCCATGCCGAGGGCGACCGGGTGCTGGCCGAGCTGGCCGCGCTGCTGCGCGCGCAGGTACGTGCGCCGGACGAGGTGTTCCGGTTCGGTGGCGAGGAGTTCGTGGTGGTGGCACGGCTGCAGTCCGCGACCGAGCTCTCCGCCTTCGCCAGGCGCCTGCACGATGCCACCCGCTCCGCGCTGCGCGGCCCCAACGGCACCATCACCGTGTCGCTGGGCGCAGCCATGCTGTGCGACGAGGTGCAATGGCACGACTGGTTCTCGCGCGCCGACACCGCGCTGTACCAGGCCAAGAACAACGGTCGCGACCGTTATGTGATCGCCGAGGACGTGGCGCAGGACTGA
- a CDS encoding SHOCT domain-containing protein produces the protein MKRMLFAPMLWMVLAGTAHAGEPEFVQVSPGVWMVTVKNHAGVFASAATTKRKALLAASAFAAAKDMQAVPVAMESMDAGGPGQWPYVEYQFRLVPHGSNETVGLQPRADMQIEVNERVPSLPTTGTPTPAPSAPPDLYAELLKLDDLRKKGLLTEAEFQAQKTKLLSR, from the coding sequence ATGAAACGCATGCTGTTCGCGCCCATGCTGTGGATGGTGCTGGCCGGTACCGCGCACGCTGGCGAACCCGAGTTCGTGCAGGTGTCGCCAGGCGTGTGGATGGTGACGGTCAAGAATCACGCAGGCGTCTTCGCCAGCGCAGCCACCACCAAGCGCAAGGCACTTCTGGCCGCCAGCGCCTTTGCCGCCGCCAAGGACATGCAGGCGGTGCCAGTGGCGATGGAATCGATGGATGCCGGCGGACCAGGCCAGTGGCCGTATGTCGAGTATCAGTTCCGCCTGGTTCCGCACGGATCGAACGAAACCGTCGGACTGCAGCCGCGGGCCGACATGCAGATCGAGGTGAACGAGCGCGTTCCCTCGCTCCCCACGACCGGTACGCCTACGCCCGCACCTAGCGCACCGCCCGATCTGTACGCCGAGCTGCTCAAGCTGGACGACCTGCGGAAGAAAGGCCTGCTCACCGAGGCCGAGTTCCAGGCGCAGAAGACCAAGCTGTTGTCGCGCTAG
- a CDS encoding S8 family peptidase, with protein sequence MRCQWDRALFGRAMGERTRMAYWVNRERYPSPEPGDCQDQDRGPVLNQAEQRVLSALGVAPQLADLRQLADTLASSDAERARLHQVLDEVETAAPPSAAGTAEVHAQGVIDVFNRALLKLISAALLQDVHDFFFVPTRREQMRDSLLQRIRAGGGPFVIVAHSQGSLIAYDVLRELQPQDCEVSLLLTLGSPLGLPVVRSMFKEWTGTPKLPFPPCVARWVNVAERRDPVALDDDLSDDIADAGGRFHNIAGSKINPDWQHNPHSAAGYLSIPDVRAEVRRAVGVGFDQPIAHPVLIKDLSDQLEARAPDYRHEVLIELERLSEAGDPAQRKHELIAALRALTEASTGLHGEALDAQIELEDTLQRYVSARLTRFEIESLRERYRDLNLKRLWRDAGKRALIYQSRSTIQVDAAQVAYRALGTGIGWAVLDSGIAAAHPHFHTAGQPPTVLAQWDCTQRGRPRALRPGEAGFDALDGNGHGTHVAGIIAGQCEAPLPGLPPTAPLQFAGMAPLARLYGLKVLDDDGNGRDSWIIKGVQQVAELNERAGELVVHGVNLSLGGYFDAESYGCGFTPLCNELRRLWRQGVVVVIAAGNDGLAWLMQGDGEAYPLNLDLSIGDPANLEESLAVGSVHKSSPHSYGISYFSSRGPTADGRYKPDLVAPGEKILSAHHGYALEDPGTWMVEMSGTSMAAAHVSGLIAAFLSVRREFIGAPDRVKQLVLAQCLDLQRDRYMQGSGLPSLMRMLGGT encoded by the coding sequence TTGCGCTGCCAGTGGGATCGCGCGCTGTTCGGCCGCGCGATGGGCGAGCGCACGCGCATGGCCTACTGGGTCAATCGCGAACGCTATCCGTCGCCGGAGCCAGGCGATTGCCAGGATCAGGACCGCGGCCCGGTGTTGAACCAGGCTGAGCAGCGCGTGCTCAGCGCACTCGGCGTGGCCCCGCAACTGGCCGATCTGCGCCAGCTCGCCGACACCCTGGCCAGCAGCGACGCCGAGCGCGCGCGCTTGCACCAGGTGCTGGACGAGGTGGAGACGGCGGCGCCGCCATCGGCGGCGGGGACGGCCGAGGTGCATGCGCAGGGCGTGATCGACGTGTTCAACCGCGCACTGCTCAAGCTGATCTCCGCGGCGCTGCTGCAGGACGTGCACGATTTCTTCTTCGTGCCGACGCGACGCGAGCAGATGCGCGACAGCCTGCTGCAGCGCATCCGCGCCGGCGGCGGCCCATTCGTGATCGTCGCGCACAGCCAGGGGTCGCTGATCGCCTACGACGTGCTGCGCGAGCTGCAGCCGCAGGACTGCGAGGTGTCGCTGCTGCTCACGCTCGGCTCGCCGCTGGGGCTGCCGGTGGTGCGCAGCATGTTCAAGGAGTGGACCGGTACGCCGAAGCTGCCGTTCCCACCCTGCGTGGCGCGCTGGGTCAACGTCGCCGAGCGGCGCGACCCGGTGGCGCTGGACGACGATCTCAGCGACGACATCGCCGATGCCGGCGGGCGCTTCCACAACATCGCCGGGTCGAAGATCAACCCGGATTGGCAGCACAACCCGCATTCGGCCGCCGGCTATCTGTCCATCCCCGACGTGCGGGCCGAGGTGCGGCGTGCGGTGGGCGTGGGCTTCGATCAGCCGATCGCGCACCCGGTGTTGATCAAGGACCTGTCCGACCAGTTGGAAGCGCGTGCGCCGGACTATCGCCACGAGGTGCTGATCGAACTCGAGCGGTTGTCCGAGGCCGGCGATCCGGCGCAGCGCAAGCATGAGCTGATCGCCGCGTTGCGCGCGCTCACCGAGGCCTCCACCGGCCTGCACGGCGAGGCGCTGGATGCGCAGATCGAACTGGAGGACACGCTGCAGCGCTACGTCTCGGCGCGCTTGACCCGGTTCGAGATCGAGAGCCTGCGCGAGCGCTATCGCGACCTCAACCTCAAGCGCCTGTGGCGCGATGCGGGCAAGCGCGCGCTGATCTATCAGTCGCGCAGCACGATCCAGGTGGACGCGGCGCAGGTGGCCTACCGCGCGCTCGGCACCGGGATCGGCTGGGCGGTGCTGGACAGCGGCATCGCCGCGGCGCATCCGCATTTCCACACCGCCGGGCAGCCGCCAACCGTGCTCGCCCAATGGGACTGCACCCAGCGCGGGCGCCCGCGTGCGTTGCGCCCGGGCGAGGCCGGCTTCGATGCGCTCGACGGCAATGGCCATGGCACCCACGTGGCCGGCATCATCGCCGGGCAGTGCGAGGCGCCGCTGCCCGGTTTGCCGCCCACTGCGCCACTGCAGTTCGCCGGCATGGCGCCGCTGGCGCGGCTGTACGGGCTGAAGGTGCTGGACGACGACGGCAACGGCCGCGACTCGTGGATCATCAAGGGCGTGCAGCAGGTCGCCGAGCTCAATGAGCGCGCCGGCGAGCTGGTGGTGCACGGTGTCAACCTGAGCCTGGGTGGCTACTTCGACGCCGAGAGCTACGGCTGCGGCTTCACCCCGCTATGCAACGAGTTGCGCCGGCTGTGGCGGCAGGGCGTGGTGGTGGTGATCGCGGCCGGCAACGACGGTCTGGCCTGGCTGATGCAGGGCGATGGCGAGGCCTACCCGCTGAACCTGGACCTGAGCATCGGCGACCCGGCCAACCTGGAGGAATCGCTGGCGGTGGGTTCGGTGCACAAGAGCAGCCCGCACAGCTATGGCATTTCGTATTTCTCCTCGCGCGGCCCGACCGCCGATGGCCGCTACAAGCCGGATCTGGTCGCGCCGGGCGAAAAGATCCTGTCGGCGCACCACGGCTATGCGCTCGAGGATCCCGGTACCTGGATGGTGGAGATGAGCGGCACCAGCATGGCCGCGGCGCATGTGTCCGGGTTGATCGCCGCGTTTCTGTCGGTGCGCCGCGAGTTCATCGGTGCGCCGGATCGGGTCAAGCAACTGGTGCTGGCGCAGTGCTTGGACCTGCAGCGCGATCGCTACATGCAGGGCAGTGGGCTGCCGAGCCTGATGCGGATGCTTGGGGGGACGTGA
- the smpB gene encoding SsrA-binding protein SmpB, with the protein MSKKPVKDKANGATANKTIALNKRARHEYHLEDRYEAGLALQGWEVKSIRAGRANIGESYAFVRQGELFLFGAQITPLIQASTHVVADDRRTRKLLLHRNEIDKLIGRVERDGYTLVPTAMYWSKNKIKLEIALAKGKQDHDKRNAAKDRDWARDKQRIMRRHNKNA; encoded by the coding sequence ATGAGCAAGAAACCCGTCAAGGATAAAGCAAACGGCGCGACGGCCAACAAGACCATCGCCCTGAACAAGCGCGCGCGCCACGAATACCACCTGGAGGACCGCTACGAGGCGGGCCTGGCCCTGCAGGGCTGGGAGGTGAAATCGATCCGCGCCGGCCGCGCCAACATCGGCGAGAGCTATGCGTTCGTGCGCCAGGGCGAGCTGTTCCTGTTCGGCGCGCAGATCACTCCGTTGATCCAGGCCTCCACCCACGTGGTGGCCGACGACCGGCGCACACGCAAACTGCTGCTGCACCGGAACGAGATCGACAAGCTGATCGGCCGCGTCGAACGCGACGGCTACACCCTCGTACCCACCGCGATGTACTGGAGCAAGAACAAGATCAAGCTCGAGATCGCGCTGGCCAAGGGCAAGCAGGACCACGACAAGCGCAACGCGGCCAAGGACCGCGACTGGGCCCGCGACAAGCAGCGCATCATGCGCCGGCACAACAAGAATGCCTGA
- a CDS encoding type II toxin-antitoxin system RatA family toxin, which translates to MPIIRRSALVEHAATRMFDLVNDVAAYPRRFAWCDAAHILEQNDRVLVARLDLGLGSFRTWFTTENSLQRPDRIDMQLRDGPFKRLQGQWTFQGFNDHASKVSLMLDFEPASRLLGPALALGFQSLADRMVNDFVRVADREQA; encoded by the coding sequence ATGCCTATCATCCGCCGCAGCGCTCTGGTCGAACACGCCGCAACGCGCATGTTCGATCTGGTCAACGACGTCGCCGCCTATCCGCGCCGGTTCGCCTGGTGCGACGCGGCCCATATCCTCGAGCAGAACGACCGTGTCCTGGTGGCGCGGCTGGACCTGGGGCTGGGCTCGTTCCGCACTTGGTTCACCACCGAGAACAGCCTGCAGCGCCCGGATCGCATCGATATGCAGCTGCGCGACGGTCCGTTCAAGCGCCTGCAGGGGCAGTGGACCTTCCAGGGCTTCAACGACCATGCCAGCAAGGTCAGCCTGATGCTCGACTTCGAACCGGCCTCGCGCCTGCTGGGGCCGGCGCTGGCGCTGGGCTTCCAGAGCCTGGCCGACCGCATGGTCAACGACTTCGTGCGCGTGGCCGACCGGGAACAGGCCTAG
- a CDS encoding RnfH family protein — MQVEVVLAWPERFVSQRLDLPEGATVADALAAAALPEATPGMPCAVYGEVAAPTRLLQDGDRVELLRPLLIDPKDARRRRAKPR; from the coding sequence ATGCAGGTCGAGGTGGTGCTGGCCTGGCCGGAGCGCTTCGTGTCGCAGCGGCTGGATCTGCCGGAAGGCGCGACCGTCGCCGATGCGCTGGCCGCCGCTGCCTTGCCCGAAGCGACGCCCGGCATGCCATGCGCGGTCTACGGCGAGGTCGCCGCACCGACGCGGCTGTTGCAGGATGGCGACCGGGTGGAACTGCTCAGGCCATTGCTGATCGACCCGAAGGACGCCAGGCGACGCCGCGCCAAGCCGCGCTGA
- a CDS encoding outer membrane protein assembly factor BamE translates to MRNLLLVAAVALSTAGCGIIYKQPIYQGNLIKPSAVEQLKVGQSKQQVSALLGSPSIPDPFHAQRWDYTSTERVDRVGRTEIKNFVVFFDNDMVTRWEGDYFPDQDEELAKNSVRQFGRNLAKDKKKQRRGE, encoded by the coding sequence ATGCGCAATCTCCTGCTGGTCGCCGCTGTTGCCCTGTCCACCGCTGGCTGCGGCATCATTTACAAGCAGCCCATCTACCAGGGCAATCTGATCAAGCCGTCGGCCGTCGAACAGCTGAAGGTCGGACAGAGCAAGCAGCAGGTCAGCGCGCTGCTGGGCAGCCCCTCGATCCCGGATCCGTTCCATGCGCAGCGCTGGGACTACACCTCCACCGAGCGTGTCGATCGCGTTGGCCGTACCGAGATCAAGAACTTCGTCGTGTTCTTCGACAACGACATGGTCACCCGCTGGGAAGGCGATTACTTCCCGGATCAGGACGAAGAGCTGGCCAAGAACAGTGTGCGTCAGTTCGGCCGCAACCTGGCCAAGGACAAGAAGAAGCAGCGCCGCGGCGAATGA
- the fur gene encoding ferric iron uptake transcriptional regulator codes for MESHDLRKVGLKVTHPRMRILELLEQKSARHHMTAEEIYRQLLDHGDEIGLATVYRVLTQFEAAGLVLKHNFEGGQAVYELDRGGHHDHMVDVDTGKIIEFESAEIEELQRKIAADHGYELEEHSLVLYVRSKRPSGKKG; via the coding sequence ATGGAATCCCACGATCTGCGCAAAGTCGGCCTGAAGGTCACGCACCCCCGGATGCGCATCCTCGAGCTGCTGGAGCAGAAGTCGGCGCGGCACCACATGACCGCCGAGGAGATCTATCGGCAGTTGCTGGACCACGGCGACGAGATCGGTCTGGCCACCGTGTACCGGGTGCTGACGCAGTTCGAGGCGGCCGGGCTGGTGCTCAAGCACAACTTCGAGGGCGGCCAGGCGGTGTATGAGCTGGACCGCGGCGGCCACCACGACCACATGGTGGACGTGGACACTGGCAAGATCATCGAGTTCGAAAGCGCGGAGATCGAGGAATTGCAGCGCAAGATCGCCGCCGATCACGGCTACGAACTGGAAGAGCATTCCCTGGTGCTGTACGTGCGCAGCAAGCGGCCGAGCGGCAAGAAGGGCTGA
- the recN gene encoding DNA repair protein RecN — protein sequence MLRHLSIKDFAVVRGTELEFGPGMTVVSGETGAGKSLMVDALGFLSGLRADSGVVRHGADRAELSAEFVPPAQARAWLRENELDDDEHCQLRRVIRADGGSRAWINGRPVTLSQLAELAGHLVEIHGQHEHQALLSRGSQLGLLDAYARNEAERAAVRAAAARWQGLLSERETLLAQGDVSDRIGFLQHQLAELQREDLDPAAIAALDANHRRQAHAAALIGACEGAAQRLNGDEAPAVLDLLQQTRHELGKVGEYDPRLAEVQALIDSAGIQLEEALALIDRVRDDLDADPAQFDEMERKLGRLHDLARKHRIGVDALAGHRDALLAEVESLRGAGERLDVLDAEIAQATQAWRDAAAALTATRDRGAQALSRDTTTLIGELGMGGGRFLIQLEPHDTERPDPAGAERVEFLVAANAGQPPRALRKVASGGELSRISLAIEVAALGLDAVPTMVFDEVDSGIGGAVADIVGKKLRALGEQRQVLCVTHLPQVAAQGHAHYRVSKAPVEGMTQSSVELLAPRQREEELARMLGGVEVSKEARAAAKRLLLSAG from the coding sequence ATGCTCAGACATCTCTCGATCAAGGATTTCGCCGTCGTACGCGGCACCGAACTGGAATTCGGCCCCGGCATGACCGTGGTGTCCGGCGAAACCGGCGCCGGCAAGTCGCTGATGGTGGACGCGCTCGGCTTCCTGTCCGGGCTGCGCGCCGACAGCGGCGTGGTCCGCCACGGCGCCGACCGCGCCGAACTGTCGGCCGAGTTCGTGCCCCCCGCCCAGGCGCGCGCCTGGCTGCGCGAGAACGAACTCGACGACGACGAACACTGCCAGCTGCGGCGGGTGATCCGCGCCGACGGCGGCTCGCGCGCCTGGATCAACGGGCGCCCGGTGACCCTGTCGCAACTGGCGGAGCTGGCCGGCCACCTGGTCGAGATCCATGGCCAGCACGAACACCAGGCCCTGCTCTCGCGCGGTAGCCAGCTCGGCCTGCTCGACGCCTACGCCCGCAACGAGGCCGAGCGGGCCGCGGTGCGCGCCGCCGCCGCCCGCTGGCAGGGCCTGCTCAGCGAGCGCGAGACCCTGCTGGCGCAGGGCGACGTCAGCGACCGCATCGGTTTCCTGCAGCACCAGCTGGCCGAGCTGCAGCGCGAGGACCTGGACCCGGCGGCGATCGCCGCCCTGGACGCCAACCACCGCCGCCAGGCCCACGCCGCCGCGCTGATCGGCGCCTGCGAGGGCGCGGCGCAGCGCCTCAACGGCGACGAGGCGCCGGCGGTGCTGGACCTGCTGCAGCAGACCCGCCACGAACTCGGCAAGGTCGGCGAGTACGACCCGCGCCTGGCCGAAGTGCAGGCACTGATCGACAGCGCCGGCATCCAGCTGGAAGAAGCGCTGGCGCTGATCGACCGGGTCCGCGACGACCTAGATGCCGACCCGGCGCAGTTCGACGAGATGGAACGCAAGCTCGGCCGCCTGCACGACCTGGCGCGCAAGCACCGGATCGGGGTGGATGCGCTGGCCGGGCACCGCGACGCCCTGCTGGCCGAAGTGGAGAGCCTGCGCGGCGCCGGCGAGCGGCTGGACGTGCTCGACGCCGAGATCGCCCAGGCCACCCAAGCCTGGCGCGACGCCGCGGCCGCCCTGACCGCCACCCGCGACCGCGGCGCGCAGGCGCTGTCGCGCGACACCACCACCCTGATCGGCGAACTGGGCATGGGCGGCGGGCGCTTCCTGATCCAGCTCGAGCCGCACGACACCGAACGCCCGGACCCGGCCGGCGCCGAGCGGGTCGAGTTCCTGGTCGCCGCCAACGCCGGGCAGCCTCCGCGCGCCCTGCGCAAGGTCGCTTCCGGCGGCGAACTGTCGCGCATCTCGCTGGCGATCGAGGTCGCCGCGCTGGGCCTGGACGCGGTGCCGACCATGGTCTTCGACGAAGTGGACTCGGGCATCGGCGGCGCCGTCGCCGACATCGTCGGCAAGAAGCTGCGCGCGCTCGGCGAGCAGCGCCAGGTGCTGTGCGTGACCCACCTGCCGCAGGTCGCCGCGCAGGGCCACGCCCACTACCGGGTCAGCAAGGCGCCGGTCGAGGGCATGACCCAGAGCTCGGTGGAACTGCTGGCGCCGCGCCAGCGCGAGGAAGAACTGGCGCGGATGCTGGGCGGGGTCGAGGTCAGCAAGGAAGCCCGCGCCGCGGCCAAGCGCCTGCTGCTCAGCGCGGGCTGA